The Schizosaccharomyces pombe strain 972h- genome assembly, chromosome: I genome contains a region encoding:
- the pol4 gene encoding DNA polymerase X family — MKILASSTNYVLHNRLSNSQYEDARSKIVNFGGEFTNDAAKADYIFVNYSQINRVRRELRTIGTPLETCVSCKLIVKIDWLNEPKESLTPGNPYVIWHRKPEMKVGSPYTPSTRPASHTEAPNDFENHETPNTENNNEVKSIDNVDQEGSVYPTTKEYPYVLEIPRYACQRKTPLKCVNQAFVNALSVLKTCREVNGESVRTRAYGMAIATIKAFPLPIDSAEQLEKMPGCGPKIVHLWKEFASTGTLKEAEEFQKDPASKILLLFYNIFGVGASHAAEWYQKGWRTIEQVRKHKDSFTKQIKVGLEFYEDFCKTVTIEEATEIYETIVSRMPDGIKIQSCLVGGFRRGKPVGADVDMVLSPSHTHSTKHLVDVLLRILDEEFQFRLISVQEHSCGGKKGYVMLAVILSNSSKINRRVDIIVVPPAYIGSAVLGWSGGIFFLRDLKLYANSHLGLSYDSFEIINLKTGKDICPDEFNEWKDPVEAEKDIFRYFSLEYIEPKFRNTG, encoded by the coding sequence ATGAAGATTCTTGCAAGCAGTACAAATTATGTACTACATAATCGCTTGTCCAATTCACAATATGAAGATGCGCGatcaaaaattgtaaattttggAGGAGAATTCACAAACGATGCAGCAAAAGCGGATTACATTTTTGTCAATTACAGTCAAATTAACAGAGTTCGGCGAGAGCTAAGAACAATTGGAACACCGTTAGAGACGTGTGTATCGTGTAAGTTGATTGTTAAAATTGACTGGCTTAACGAGCCTAAAGAATCTTTAACGCCCGGGAATCCATATGTGATATGGCATCGAAAACCAGAGATGAAAGTTGGCTCGCCGTACACACCTTCAACAAGACCTGCTTCGCACACTGAAGCACCAAAcgattttgaaaaccaCGAAACTCCAAACacagaaaataataacgAAGTTAAAAGCATTGACAATGTTGATCAAGAAGGATCAGTTTATCCGACTACGAAAGAATACCCTTACGTTCTTGAAATTCCACGGTATGCGTGCCAGAGAAAGACACCGCTTAAATGTGTCAATCAAGCCTTTGTGAATGCTTTAAGTGTCTTGAAAACATGCAGAGAAGTAAACGGTGAATCAGTAAGGACTAGGGCATACGGAATGGCGATTGCAACCATTAAAGCTTTTCCCTTGCCTATCGATAGCGCAGAACAATTAGAGAAAATGCCCGGTTGTGGGCCCAAAATAGTACATCTTTGGAAAGAGTTTGCATCAACGGGAACCTTAAAAGAAGCTGAGGAATTTCAGAAGGATCCggcttcaaaaattttgcttttattttacaatattttcGGAGTTGGTGCTTCTCATGCTGCTGAATGGTACCAAAAGGGTTGGCGTACGATTGAACAAGTTAGGAAGCACAAAGATTCATTTACcaaacaaataaaagttGGTCTGGAGTTTTATGAagatttttgtaaaactGTAACCATTGAGGAAGCCACGGAGATTTATGAAACTATTGTCTCACGGATGCCGGATGGAATTAAAATTCAGTCTTGTCTAGTAGGTGGATTTCGTCGGGGAAAGCCTGTTGGAGCGGACGTTGATATGGTGTTGAGTCCATCACATACTCATTCTACAAAACATCTGGTGGATGTTCTCTTAAGAATTTTAGACGAGGAATTTCAATTCCGACTAATTTCTGTTCAGGAACATTCTTGCGGAGGAAAGAAAGGTTATGTAATGCTAGCAGTCATTTTGTCAAATTCTTCTAAAATCAATAGGCGTGTTGATATTATAGTAGTGCCGCCTGCATACATAGGCTCTGCCGTATTAGGATGGAGTGGaggaatattttttcttcgcGATTTGAAGCTTTATGCTAACTCTCATTTGGGTCTAAGCTATGATTCGTTCGAAATCATAAATCTTAAAACAGGAAAAGACATATGTCCCGACGAATTTAATGAGTGGAAGGATCCCGTGGAAGCTGAAAAAGACATTTTTAGATATTTCTCCCTAGAGTATATTGAACCAAAGTTTCGTAACACGGGATAG